In the Orenia marismortui DSM 5156 genome, one interval contains:
- a CDS encoding GatB/YqeY domain-containing protein has protein sequence MSLQERLLEDMKEAMKGRNKEKLSVIRMARAAIKDKEINERKDLSDEEVIEVLSKLVKQNRDSISEYKKAGQDEKIEEINREIDILQEYLPEQLSKEELVKIVEEVIADTNAESMRDMGKVMGGIMPKVKGRADGNLVNQLVRERLQ, from the coding sequence ATGTCGTTACAAGAAAGATTATTAGAAGATATGAAGGAAGCTATGAAAGGAAGAAATAAAGAAAAATTATCTGTTATTCGAATGGCAAGAGCAGCAATTAAAGATAAAGAAATTAATGAAAGAAAAGATTTATCTGATGAAGAGGTTATTGAAGTTTTATCTAAGCTGGTAAAACAAAATAGAGATTCTATTTCTGAATATAAAAAGGCTGGTCAAGATGAAAAGATTGAAGAAATAAATAGAGAAATTGATATTTTGCAAGAGTATCTTCCAGAGCAATTAAGCAAAGAAGAGTTGGTTAAGATTGTAGAAGAAGTAATTGCTGATACTAATGCGGAGAGTATGAGGGATATGGGTAAAGTTATGGGCGGAATTATGCCTAAAGTTAAAGGAAGAGCTGATGGGAATCTAGTAAATCAGCTAGTTAGAGAGAGATTACAATAA
- a CDS encoding histidine triad nucleotide-binding protein, translated as MEDCIFCKVVSGEIESNIIYEDDKVVAFEDINPQAPVHYLVIPKKHIPTLLEIKEEDQKLIGHIYRVISKLAKKEGIAEDGFRVVSNCNEAGGQTVYHIHYHLLGGRNLQWPPG; from the coding sequence GTGGAAGACTGTATTTTTTGTAAAGTAGTCTCTGGAGAGATTGAAAGTAATATTATTTATGAAGATGATAAGGTTGTTGCTTTTGAAGATATTAATCCACAGGCACCAGTACATTATTTAGTTATACCTAAGAAACATATCCCTACCTTACTAGAAATTAAAGAAGAAGACCAAAAATTAATTGGACATATTTATCGTGTGATAAGTAAGTTAGCTAAAAAAGAAGGCATTGCTGAAGATGGATTCAGAGTTGTATCAAATTGCAATGAAGCTGGAGGGCAAACTGTTTATCACATTCATTATCATTTACTAGGAGGACGTAATTTACAGTGGCCTCCAGGATAA